In Ornithinibacter aureus, the genomic stretch TCACGGGCCAGACCGCCGCGCACGGTGAGCACCGAGCGGCCGCCGACCTCGAGCTGCTCGACGACGTCGGTGACGACGCGGGCGTTGGCGGTGGCGGTGGTCGCCAGCACCGGGGTGTCGGCCGGAAGCCCGGCGAGCAGGTCGCGGATGCGGCGGTAGTCGGGGCGGAAGTCGTGGCCCCAGTCGCTGACGCAGTGGGCCTCGTCGACCACCAGCAGCCCGCACCGGCGCGCGAGGTCGGGCAGCTGCTCGTCGCGGAACCTGGGGTTGTTCAGCCGCTCGGGGCTGACGAGGAGCACGTCGACGGCATCGGCCGCCAGCGCCGCACGCACCTCGTCCCAGTCCTGGGCGTTGGCCGAGTTCATCGTCACCGCCCGGATGCCGGCCCGCTCGGCGGCCGCGATCTGGTCGCGCATGAGCGCCAGGAGCGGGCTGATGATGACGGTCGGCCCGGCACCCTCCGCCCGGCGCAGGGCGGTCGACACGAAGTACACGGCCGACTTGCCCCACCCGGTGCGCTGCACGACGAGCACCCGTGACCGATCGGCCACCAGCGCCGAGATGGCCTCGAGCTGCCCGTCCCGGAAGTCGGCGTCGTCACGCCCGACGAGCCGGCGCAGCGCTGTTCGCGCGGCGTCGGTAAGCGCGGCGGAGGGGGCAGCGGGTGCAGCGGGCGGTGCCACTGGAGCGGGGGGTGAGGTCACGGCATCCGTCGGGTTCGTCATGATCACCCCACCGTAGGTGCAGTCACCGACAGCGGCGGCTCGTCATCCACAGGGCTCGAGGACGAAGATCCGCACGGTCCGCCCGGAGATGCGCGCCAGGTACTTCGGGTAGCCGACGTAGATCGTCGCAGCCGTCGCCAGCACCTGCGCCCGCTCGGCCTCGGTCGCCGCGCGGGCGACGACCTCGACCTCGCGGTCTCGGAAGGCCACCGTGGCGGCCGGGTTCGCCTCGAGGTTCAGCGCCCACGTCGGCGTGCTCGGCCCGCCGAAGTTCGTGCCGAGCAGGGCCAGGGTCGCCTCGTGGGGGATGGCGACGAGCTGGGTGTGCCGCCGCGTCCCGGTGCGCCGGCCCGTCGTTGTCAGCGCGATGATCGGAAGCCCGGCCAGCATCTCGATCGCGGTGGTGCGGCCCCGGCTGAGGCGGGCGACGGTGCGGTCCATGGCGGGCAGGTAGCGCGCCAGCAGCTTCGATCCGACGCGCGCGGATCCCGCCCGACGCACCCCGCGCTGAGCCGGGTTCGGTGTGGTGATGCGGTAATCGAGGTCGGCTGCGAGTCCCACGGGTGGACGGTAGCAAGCGTTGACACGGCCGGCGGCCAAGCCCGAATCTGGGAGGGGCCTTGAGGCAGCGAGGAGTGCGCATGCGTGTTCGATCGTCGCAGGGGGAGTCGTCGGTGCGCTCGGTGCGCTCGGTGGGCCGAGCGGCGACGGCCCTCACCGCGGGTGTGGTGCTGGTGCTGGGAGGCGGCCTCGCCACGGCATCCGTGATGGTGGCGGGTGCGAGCGCCGGTGCGTCCCCCGTAGTGAGCGGGCCCGACAGCGTGACCGCGCAGGAACCCGTCGTGAACGAGGCCCGCCTCGCGGAGGTCGAGGCCTACTTGGAGCGGGAGCGGCGCTCGCTCGGAGTGCCGGGGTTCGCCGCGGCCCTCGTGGTCGGGGACCATGCCGTGCTCGAGGTGGGGCTCGGGACAGCGGACGAACAGGGCAACCCGGTGGCTCCCACGACCCCCTTCCTCATCGCCTCCCTCGCCAAGTCCGTGACCGCGATCGCCGTCCTGCGCCTCGTCGACGACGGCCTGGTCGGCCTCGACAAGCCCGTGACGACCTACGACCCCGAGCTGGCGCCCGGTGGTGACAGCGTGACCGTGGCCGACCTCCTCCACCACCGGGCGGGGCCGACGACCAGCGACGGGCTCGAGTCGTTCGGCGGGGACGTCGGGGCCAGCGTGGAGCTCAACGCGCTTCGTCTCGCGGACCGGCTCCAGCCATCGGACTTCACCTACACGAATGCCGGTTACGACGTCCTCGCGCTGCTCGTGGAGCGAGTCAGTGGCCGGGGCTTCGAGGACCATCTGCAGGACGAGGTCCTCGGGCCACTCGGGATGACGGCGACGACCACGGATGCCGGGCTGGCTGCGGGCGCCGGCCTGGCCACCGGGCACTACCGCTGGCTGGGCCTGGGGTACCGGCCCGTGGAGACGCCCCTGCCCGCCGGCATGGTCGGGTCGTACCGGATGTTCTCGACGGCGCAAGACCTCGGGCGCCTGTTGGCCGCGCACCTCGTGGCACACCCGATTCTCACGGAGAGCTCGTGGCGCTGGCTGCACGAGGGCCGACCCGTCGCTGCCGGAGACCGTGGCGACAGCGGCGACAGCGGCGACAGGGGCGACAGCGGCGACAGCGGCGACAGCGGCGTGAGGTACGGCGGAGGGCTCTTCCTGTTCCCCGCGGACGAGTCGGCGGGACCGAGCCTGGAGGGGCAGCTGGTCCTGTCCCACGACGGCTCCGCCTTGGGGTTCCGGGCGATGCAGTGGCTCCTGCCCGAGGAGGACACCGGCTTCGTCCTCCTCGCCAACGGAAACGACCAGGCCGACGAGTACCAGCTGGTGCGGGTCGCCTACAACGTGCAGCGGCTGCTGTTCGGGGCGCCCCTCGTCGAGCGGACGGCCGAGGTCGACCCTCTCCTGCGGTGGGGGAAACAGGCCCTGGTGCTCCTCGTGGTGGTCCAGCTCACTCTCGGCGCCATGGCGTGGTGGGCGCTGCGGCATCGTCGGGCCGGTGTGGGCGGGACGCGCTCGGGCCGTGTCGTCCTCGCCGTGGCCGCCGTCGTCGACGTGGTGGCCCTCGGGCTCGTCCTGGTGCTCCTGCCGCGGCTGCTCGAGACGCCCCTGCGCGTCGTCCTAGAGGCACCGGACGTCCGCCTGCTCGTCGCCCTGGTGGTGCTCGGGGCGCTGTCCGGCGTCGTGCGCGCCGTGGTGTGGGGGCTGGGCGTGCGTGCCCCGGCGCCTGCCGGCGCGCCGGGTCCCCCTCAGGCCCAGCCGGGCTCGTCCACCCCGCCGGGAACGTCGGCGTCAGCGTCGTAGGGCGTGCGCGTGAAGCGGAACGACGCGAGGTCGAGATGCGAGACGCTGCCGTCGGGTCGGCGCACCACCGTCAGTGGCTCACCCGTGTGGTACCCGTCGAGGCCCTCCCAGGCGTCGGGCCCGGTCCGGCGGAACCGCGAGCCTCGCCCGGCCCCGGGCTCGCCGAGCACGAGGTGCTCGCCGACCATCGTCGCGACCTCGACCGCCGGCCCCCAGTGGCACGTTCCCACGAGCTCGAGCAGCGAGGGGTCGCCCGCGGCTGCCCACGGCGTGACCGGTGCCGGCTCGAGGTCGGCGAGCGTGCTCAGCAGATCCGGGCCGATCGTCTTCGTGACGGGGCTCGCCGTCGTGTTGGTGAGCACGACGACCCCGTCGCCCGGGGCACCCACGGCGGGCGGGCGGCATCCGGATGCCGTGGCGCGGCTGTCGCTGGTCAGCTGGACGCGCAGCCCCGCGAGGAACCCGGGCATGGACCCTCCGTGGCCGGCGTACCGGATGCCGTTGGCGTTCCAGACCTGCCATCCCAGGCCATGAGCCCCCGACCAGGGCTGGCCGGGCTCGTCGACGACGTGGTGCGGCTCGACCATCTCGGCCAGCGTGGCCGCATCGAGCACGCCGTGGGTGTCGCCGCCGAGGAAGGCCGCCCACCGGGCCAGGTCGGTGGCGGTGGTCCAGAGCTGACCCGCGGGGGCCATCGCCCCGGCGTCGTGCTCGGGCTCGGGAAGGAGGACGTCGGCGAAGGGGTGCACCGCGAGCCCCTGCGCGGCGGAGCCGGTGGGGCGGGTCGTCGTGCGCGTCATGCCGAGTGGCTGGAGCAGCTCGTCGTTGACGACGTCGAACCAGCTCTGGTCGTGGTGGACCTCGAGCAGGCGGCCCAGCGCGGCGTACCCGACGTTGGAGTAGTGGAAGCGGCGCCCGGCCCGAAACCGCTGACCGGTCGCGGCGGCCAGGGAGTCCCAGTCGCCGCCTTCTGTGCGTTCCCACCACGGGCCCTTGGTCTCGGCCTGGACCCCGCTCGCGTGGGTGAGCAGGTGCTCGATGGTGACGTCGTCGAGTGCCGTGTGTGGCACGTGGGCGCCGAAACGGTCGGCAAGGTCGAGGCGACCGGCATCCCGAAGGCGCAGGACGCCCACGGCGATGAACGTCTTGGTGATGGAGCCCATCCGGTACTGGGTGTCGGCGTCGGCGCGGCGGCCGCGGGGTCGACCGTCGACCGTGCCGACGGCCCCGCTCCAGACGAGCTCGCCACCACGCACGAGCGCGGCCGTGACCGAGGGCAGGCGGCCGGCGCGCTGGGCCGTGGCGAGCACGTGGTCGAGGCGGGTGGCGGTCGAGGGGAGCAGCGGCATCCGCACAGCGTAGGGCGGCAGGTGCGGGCTGGTAGCTGGAGAGGGGTTGGCGCCGTGGTGCGGGGGGTGCGGGGGGTGCGGAGGGAGGGGGACGGGGGGTGCCGTGGGGGGACGTCCGTATGCTTCACGTGGTGAGCCATCACCCTGGACGGCAGTGAGCGCGGATGATGCCTCTCGCCACGCCGCCAGGCCGGCGCATCGTGCCGGTGAGTGATCCATCCCAAAGATGGATCGCAGGGTGAGCCGCATGGAGGTGGGGTGGTGCGTGCGGTCCATCCCAAAGATGGATCGCAGGGTGAGCCGCATGGACGTGGGTGGCCGTCGGGGTGGCGAGTCGCGGTGACTCACCACGTGAAGCATCCGGACGTCCCCCCAGACCACCCTCCAGCACCCGCCCTCAGCATTCAGGGTGATCCGACCTTTGGGCAGACGGTTACCCCACGTCAGACCCCTTTTCGTCCAATCACGAAGTACGGGCCGCGCCGTCCAGGTTCGCAGCGGCGTCCTCACGGCCCAGCCGGCCACCGGGCCGTGAACCTGCGCGGGCTGAGAGGATGAGGGCATGCCAGATCCCGCGCACCCCTCCTCGGCGCAGCCCTCCGCAGAGCCGCCCGCCCCGGCGCACCCCGCCTCGCACTACCGGGTCGACGTCCCCCTGCGCTGGTCGGACATGGACGCCTACGGCCACGTCAACAACGTGCAGTTCCTGCGCCTGCTCGAGGATGCCCGCGTCGTCGCCATCCGCGAGTGGTTCCTCGGACGCCCCTCGATGCTCGACGAGGGCATCGTCGTGTCGCGCCACGCCATCGAGTACCGCGCCCCGCTGACCTTCCGCCCCGCGCCGGTCGAGGTCGAGATGTGGGTCAGCCACGTGCACGGCGCCGGCTTCGACCTCGGCTACGTCGTGCGTGACCCGGCAGACGTCGGCGACGCCGTGTACGCCGTCGCCGAGACCGGCCTCGTGCTCTATGACTTCTCGACCGCCCGCCCCCGGCGCCTCTCGCCGGACGTGCGCACCGAACTGGCCCGCCACTCCGGCGAGCCCGTGAGCTTCCGGTGGGCCGGCCGATGACCGAGACGCTGGACTTCGTCGACGAGCAGTCCCTCGAGGACCTGGGCCGCTATGCGACCCGCGCCCGGGCCGTTGATGCCGAGGGAGGCATGCGCCTTCAGGCCGCCGGGGAAGTCCTTGCCGCATGGGTCGGGGTGCTTCCCGGCTCCGGCATCCTCGCCGAGGGCACCGTCCTGGGGCTGCGCACCTTCGCCCTTGCGTCGCCCGCCGACCTCGACGTCATCGTCCCCCTCGGGGCGATCACCGACCGCACCCACCGCGCAGGTGGCCGCGGCCTCCCGGTCCCCCCGACCCGCGCCCTCGCGCCGTGGTCGGCACTCACCCCGCCGCGCGGCCCCTGGGAGCCGGCCGGCGCCCTGCCCGGTGACCTCCTTGCCGCAGTGGCCCGCGACGGGCTCGTCGAGGTGTCGGATGCCGTGCGCGAGCGTGGCGCCGCCGGCGGTTTCGTGCGCGATCGGGTCTGGGCGCGTGACGTCCGGGAGGCCTCCGGGCCGCACCCCGATCTGCTCACCGTCGACGCGGGGATGCCGGACCCGAGCACCGTGGTGCGCGCCGGGGGCGCTTTCGCCGCCTATGCCCTCGGCTTTCTGGCCCCCGGTGAGCCGGTGACCGTCTTCCGGTCGAACCGGTGGACCCGGCTGACCGCGCCCGGCGGCCACGTGCTCCTGCGCTGAGACGCAACATCAGGTGGGTGCGGTGAGCGGGTGGCCGCGCTCGGCCAGGACATCACGCAGCACGTCGATGTGGTCGGTCACGATGCCGTCGACCCCGAGGTCGAGCAGCCGGTGCATCTCGGTCGCGTCCTCGCGCGACCACGAGTGGAACCACACGTGCACGTGCTTGCCCAAGGCGTGCGCCCGCCGCACCAGCCCCGGGGTGACCAGGGTGATCGTGCGCCCGGCGACCCGGTGCTGGCCGGGGATCTGCAGCACCGGGGCGGGTGTGTGCAGCAGCCGCGACACGACCGCAGGCGTGAGCCGCATCAGGGCCGTGCCCACCTGCCCGGCAGCAGTCGCGACCCCCGGCCCGAGCGCCGACCGGGCGGCCCGCAGCCGCCGGGGCGAGAACGACCCGATGCACACTCGGTCCAGCGCATCGTGGGCCAGCACCTCGCGCACCGTGGGCTCGAGCGCCCCGTCGGCCTTGATGTCGATGTTCACCCGGACACCGGGAAAGGCCTCGAACAGCTCACCGAGCAGCGGGATCGGTTCGGTGCCGCCGATCCGCACCTCGCGCAGCGCGTCGTACTCAAGGTCCTCGACGGCACCCGATACGTCGGACACCCGGTCCAGCACGGTGTCGTGGAAGGCCACGAGCTGCCCGTCCTTCGTCGCGTGCACGTCGGTCTCGAGGTACCGGTAGCCCATCTCGACGGCCCGCCGGAAGGCCGCCATCGTGTTCTCGACGCCGCGGTTGGGCCCATAGGCAGCACCGCCCCGGTGTGCGAGCGCGACCGGGGTGGGGGCGTCCAGATAGGCGAAGTCGCTGGCCCGCACCTCAGGCCACCGGCAACCGGAGCCACGCGGTGGTGTCCGTCGGCAGGCTCCCGTCCTCGGCGAGCGGGCCCGAGGAGATGAGCACGTCGCCCTCGGGCAGGGTGACGGGGGAGCCGCCGATGTTGGTCACGACGAGCAGGGTGCGTTCGCCGTCACCCGAGGTGTTGCGGAACGCGATGACGCTCGGCGAGTTCAGGGCGTCCCACGTCAGGCTGCCGTGCCCGAAGCGGTGCTTGCGGCGATACGCGAGCAGGTCGCGATACAGCTCGAGCGTCGAGCCCTCGACACCTTGCTGCTGGTCCACGGCCAGGTCGCCGTACACCGCTGGCTGCGGCAGCCACGGCGTCGAGCCCGGGCCGAACCCGAAGCTCGGCTCGTCCTTGGCCCAGGCCATCGGCACCCGGCAGCCATCGCGCCCGGTCACCTTGCCCTCGGTGCGGTGGAAGGTCGGGTCCTGGCGGACGTCGGCCGGCATGGTCGTGTGCTCAGGCAGGCCGAGCTCCTCACCCTGGTAGACGTAGGCGCCACCGGGCAGGGCCAGCATCAACGCGGTCGCCGCGCGCGCCCGACGAAGGCCGAGCACGGCATCCGGTTGCGGGTCGTCCGCCGTGATGCCGTTGGGGCGCGGCAGGTTCTGGTCGAGCCCGAGCCGCGAGGCGTGGCGCACCACGTCGTGGTTGGAGAGCACCCACGTGGTCGGGGCGCCGACGTTGTCGTTGCTGCGCAGCGAGTCCTCGATGACCGCGCTGATCGCCTCGGCGTCCCAGCGTGCGTCGAGGAAGTCGAAGTTGAAGGCCTGGTGCATCTCGTCGGGGCGCACGTAGCGGGCCAGGCGCGACTCCGGGGTCACCCAGGCCTCCGCGCACAGGATCCGGTCGGGGGCGCCGTAGGAGTCCAGCACCTCGCGCCACGCGCGGTAGATCTCGTGCACGCCGTCCTGGTCCCACATCGGCGCGGCACCGGTGGCGGTGTGGTCGAGCACCTCGCCACCGCTGGACTGCACCTGCGCAGGGCTGGCGCCGTCACCGGCGTCGCCACTGGCGTCGTCGCCCACCTCGTCGTACAGCCCCACCGGCCCGTCCCAGTCCGGCAGGCCGTCGCGCTTGACGAGACCGTGTGCGACGTCGACCCGGAAGCCGTCGACGCCCCGGTCGCACCAGAAGCGCAGGATGTCGAGGAACTCCTGGCGGACCTCGGGGTGGTGCCAGTTCAGGTCGGGCTGGGTGGTGTCGAAGATGTGCAGGTACCACTGGCCGGGTGAGCCGTCGGCCTCGGTGACGCGGGTCCACCCCTGCCCGCCGAACACCGACGGCCAGTTGTTCGGTGGTAGCTCACCGTTGGCGCCGCGCCCCTCGCGGAAGATGTAGCGGTCGCGCTCGGGGCTGCCCGGCCCGGCCGCCAGCGCGGCCCGGAACCACGCGTGCTCACTGCTCGTGTGGTTGGGCACGAGGTCGACGAGCACCTTGAGTCCGAGGTCGTGGGCCTGCGCGATCATCGCGTCGGCGTCGGCGAGGGTGCCGAAGCGGGGGTCGATGTCGCGGTAGTTCGCCACGTCGTAGCCGGCGTCGTGCATCGGTGAGACGTAGAACGGGCTCAGCCACACGGCATCCACACCGAGGTCACGCAGGTACGACAGGCGCGCGGTGATGCCGGGCAGGTCACCGATGCCGTCGCCGTCGGCGTCCGCCCACGAGCGCGGGTAGATCTGGTAGATCACCGCATCGCGCCACCAGGGGGCGTCGGGGGAGTCAGCCGGGTGGACGACGTCGCCGGCGGTGGTCAGGGGCTTCGGGGTGCTCGCAGTCACCGACCCCATGTTTCCCTACCTCGCGCCGATGGCGAAGACCAACGCGCGATCCGGTGCGCGAGTGCGGGCGCGGACCGTCGTCGAGACGTCACGAGGGGAGGCCGTGGCCGGCGGTCGGGGGGATGCCGTCGTCGGAGTTCACGAGCATGTGCGCCGCTCGCAGGAAGTAGTCACGCATCTGCTCGGCCTGGGGTTCGGGCAGGTCGAGGGTGTCCATCGCGGCGAGCATGTGCCGCATCCAGCGGTCACGCATGTCGAGGGTGACGGGGTAGGGCGCGTGGCGCATCCGCAGACGGGGGTGGCCGCGCTCCTGGCTGTAGGTGCTCGGGCCGCCGAAGTACTGGATGAGGAACATCCGCAGGCGACGCTCGGCGGGGCCGAGGTCGGCCTCGGGGTAGAGCGCGCGCAGCTCGGCGTCGGCGGCCACGCCCTCGTAGAAGGCCTGGACGAGTCGCTCGAAGGTCTCCTCGCCGCCGATCTCGTCGTACAGGCTCATGGCTTCCCTCCGGTCGGACCGATGAACGGGGTGGGCGGCGGCCCCATGACCCCGGCGGAGTCGAGGGCGTTCTTCAGCCGCTCCCGCAGTTCGCGCTGCACGGCGAACTGCTCGCCGGGAGTGCACGTGATCACGGTGCGCACGGTCATCGTCGTGCCGATGATCGACTCGACCCCGAGCACGGTCGGCGGTTCGATGAGCTGCTCCTGCCAGTCGGGGTCGGCCCCCAGTTCCGCTGCGGCTTCGCGGATGATGCCGACGACGCGGTCGACGTTCTCGGCGTAGGAGACCGGCATGTCCACCGTGGCGGTGGCGACCCCCTGCGAACGGTTGCCGATGCGGATGATCTCGCCGTTGCGCACGTACCACGTGACCCCGTTGGCGTCCCGGAGCCGGGTGATCCGCAGGGTGACCTCCTCCACGGTGCCGATGGCCTCGCCGGTGTCGATGACGTCGCCCACGCCGTACTGGTCCTCGATGATCATGAACACCCCGGACAGGAAGTCCTTGACCAGGCTCTGCGCCCCGAAACCGAGCGCGACACCCGCGACACCCGCCGAGGCGAGCAGCGGCCCGAGGGGGATGCCGATGAGGGCCATGATCGTGAGGATGGCCAGCGTCGCGACGGTCATGGTGACGACGCTGCGCAGCAGCGAGCCCACCGTCTCGACCCGTTGCCGCTGCCGCTCGTTGTCCAGACCGGTCGCGCTGGCGAGCACCCGTCCGGCCCGGCCGGACTCGGCCAGACGGCGGGCTGATCGCGAGGTCATCGTCGCGACCACCCGGTCGATGACCCGCCGCAGCGCCCACAGCGCCGTCATCGCGATGACGATGGTGAGCAGGATGCGGGCACCGTCGGTGAGCAGCCACTGCTGGGTCTGCTCCCACGTCGGGAGCGCGGGGGAGTCGGGGTTCATGTGTCTCAGGCTCCGGCGTCGCGGGCCTGGGCGGCCAGGGCCCGGGCGACGGGGTCACGGTTCTCGACGACGAGCCGGCGCAGCGCAGCCGGGGCATCGGGGTGGGTGTCGAGCCAGGCCTGGGTGGCGTCGTGCAGGGCGCGGTCGACGAGCGGGCGCGGGTAGAACCCGTAGACCACCGACTCCACCAGGGCGTGCGACCCGCGCTCCTCGACGGTGTCGAGCATGGCGTGGTAGCGCTCGACGTAGGGCCGGAGCAGGTCGGCGGGTGTGCCCGGTCGGCTGAACCCCTGACCGATGGCGTCGACGACGGCGTTCGGCAGGCCGGAGCCCTCGACGGCCGCGGCCCAGGCCGCTTCCTTCGCCTGTGCCGTGGGGCGGGCGGCCTTCGCGCGGGCGGCGCGCTCGCGACCGGTGGCGGTGTCCTCGCCGGCCAGCTCCGCGTCGATCATCGCGTCGTCGGCCTCGCCGGCTGCCGCGAGGGCGGTGAGCAGGGTCCAGCGCATCTCGAAGTCGACCGTGAGCCCGTCGAGGACCTCGGTCCCGTCGAGCAGGGCTCGCACCGCCGTGACGTCGTCACCGGCCGTCGTCAGCGCGCAGGCGGCGCTCACGAGCTGGAGCTGTGCGTCGGTGCCCGGCTCGCTGGCCCGGGCGATCTTCCACAGCCGGTCCCGCGTCGAGGCGCGGGTGGCTTCGCGCTGCTCGGGGTCGGTGTAGGAGAGCACCGACGTCTGCAGCTGGGCGATGAGGGTGCGCAGCAGGGTCGAGTCGCTCTCACCGGGCAGGGTCGCGAGCACGACGTCGACGAACGCCCGAGCACCCATCTCGGCGTCACGGGTCATGTCCCACAGGCACGCCAGGACCAGCGAGCGGGGAAGGGAGGAGGTGAAACCGCGGGGGTGGGTGAGGGCCGTGGCCAGCGAGCGCTCGTCGAGGCGGATCTTCGCGTAGGCCAGGTCGTCGTCGTTGACCAGGAGCAGGTCGGGCTGCTCGCGGCCGATGAGCTCGGTGACCTCGGTGACCGCACCGTCGACGTCGACGGCGATGACGTCGGTGCGGTGCAGCGCACCGTCGCGAACGGCATACAGCCCGACGTTGAGCGTGTGCGGGCGCACCGTCTCGAACCCGGGAGCGCAGGTCTGCTCGATCACCGCCGAGGCGATGAGCCCACGGTCGTCGACCTCGAGGACGGGGCGCAGGGTGCTGACCCCGGCGGTCTCGAGCCACAGCCGTGACCAGGCGCGCAGGTCACGGCCCGAGGTCGCCTCGAGCTCGACGAGCAGGTCGTCGAGGGTGGTGTTGCCCCACGCGTGCTTGGCGAAGTAGGCCCGCAGACCGTCGCGGAACGGCTCGCGGCCGACGTGGGCGACGAGCTGCTTGAGCACCGAGGCGCCCTTGGCGTAGGTGATGCCGTCGAAGTTGACCTCGACGTCGCGCAGGTCGCGGATCTCGGCGACGATCGGGTGGGTGGTCGAGAGCTGGTCCTGGCGGTAGGCCCAGTCCTTCTCGTGGGTGCCGAAGGTCGTCCAGGCGTCGGTCCAGTCGGTGGCCTCGGCCTGGCAGGTGGTCGAGGCCCACTCGGCGAACGACTCGTTGAGCCAGAGGTCGTTCCACCAGCGCATCGTCACGAGGTTGCCGAACCACATGTGGGCGAGTTCGTGCAGCAGGGTGAGGGCGCGCCGCTCCACGAGCGACTCGGTGACCCGGGAGCGGAAGACGTAGACCTCGTTGAAGGTCACCGCCCCGGCATTCTCCATCGCCCCCATGTTGTACTCGGGCGTGAAGATCTGGTCGTACTTCTCGAACGGGTAGGCGCAGTCGAACTCGGCCTCGAAGAACGCGAAGCCGCGCTTGGTGAGGTCGAAGAGGTTGTCGGCGTCGAGGTAGGGCGTCAGCGACTTGCGGCAGAAGATGCCGAGCGGCACCTCGCCCCGGCGGCTGGTCAGGGTGTCGCGCACGACGTCGTAGGGCCCGGCGACGAGCGCGGTGATGTAGCTCGAGATGCGTGGGGTGGGGGAGAACCGCCACGTGGCGACGCCCTCGCCGGTGGGTTCGGCGTCTGGGGTGGGGGAGTTGGAGATGACCTGCCAGTGCGCCGGCGCGGTCACCGTGAAGGTGAAGGCGGCCTTGAGGTCGGGCTGCTCGAACACCGGGTACATGCGCCGGCTGTCGGGAACCTCGAACTGGCTGTAGAGGTAGACCTCGTCGTCGACCGGGTCGACGAAGCGGTGCAGGCCCTCACCGGTGTTGGTGAAGCGGCCCGTGGCGGTGATGACGACGACGTTGTCGGCGGCGAGGCCGGGCAGGGTGATCCGGCTGTCGGCGTAGTGCGCGGCCGGGTCGAGGTCGGTGCCGTTCAGGGTGAGGCCGGTGACCGCGTCACCGACGAAATCGACGAAGGTCTCGCTGCCCGGTTCGGCGCAGCTGAAGCGGA encodes the following:
- the pepN gene encoding aminopeptidase N; translated protein: MPGTNLTREEAAARAALVTVDTHEVELDVTTGPETFATRSTIRFSCAEPGSETFVDFVGDAVTGLTLNGTDLDPAAHYADSRITLPGLAADNVVVITATGRFTNTGEGLHRFVDPVDDEVYLYSQFEVPDSRRMYPVFEQPDLKAAFTFTVTAPAHWQVISNSPTPDAEPTGEGVATWRFSPTPRISSYITALVAGPYDVVRDTLTSRRGEVPLGIFCRKSLTPYLDADNLFDLTKRGFAFFEAEFDCAYPFEKYDQIFTPEYNMGAMENAGAVTFNEVYVFRSRVTESLVERRALTLLHELAHMWFGNLVTMRWWNDLWLNESFAEWASTTCQAEATDWTDAWTTFGTHEKDWAYRQDQLSTTHPIVAEIRDLRDVEVNFDGITYAKGASVLKQLVAHVGREPFRDGLRAYFAKHAWGNTTLDDLLVELEATSGRDLRAWSRLWLETAGVSTLRPVLEVDDRGLIASAVIEQTCAPGFETVRPHTLNVGLYAVRDGALHRTDVIAVDVDGAVTEVTELIGREQPDLLLVNDDDLAYAKIRLDERSLATALTHPRGFTSSLPRSLVLACLWDMTRDAEMGARAFVDVVLATLPGESDSTLLRTLIAQLQTSVLSYTDPEQREATRASTRDRLWKIARASEPGTDAQLQLVSAACALTTAGDDVTAVRALLDGTEVLDGLTVDFEMRWTLLTALAAAGEADDAMIDAELAGEDTATGRERAARAKAARPTAQAKEAAWAAAVEGSGLPNAVVDAIGQGFSRPGTPADLLRPYVERYHAMLDTVEERGSHALVESVVYGFYPRPLVDRALHDATQAWLDTHPDAPAALRRLVVENRDPVARALAAQARDAGA